The nucleotide window GCTGCAAGACAGTAGAccccccatcccacccccacatcagtgaaatattctcgagagggacgttaaacaagatacaatcaatcagtcgtTTTGTTAATTTTGGTATTTCACACTCTTACTTCGCAATTTTTGTGAAGAATACAACTATTGTTTGTGTATCGTATGCATTACTTTGCAgtgattataatatatatatatatatatatatatatatatatatatatatatatatatatatatcataaatctAGTATATTCATTATTCCCAAAGATACCCTACtcctgatatatttttttctctacTGGTGTACTTACTCATGGAGTCCAATTAAAACTTTATTACTGATATTTCACTCACaaacatgtacaataaaataatatttgtcaAATATCGGGCTATTGCCtcaatttttcaaattgatCTATTAGTAATACACAATATACTGCTATTCCTCAATAAATTGCGATTGCTGAACCAAGCTTGCGCTAATTGTTGTGTTGTGTGAGTATGTTATGGagaccaatctaattaaaatccgacttcttagatccgcaccgtatactctgcgtaagtattgtagcgattgtgagcgtattctaggatctgattttaattagatcgtTATGGAGACTATCATGCAGGAAATGCAATTTCACTGCCcgtttcattttcttttaacaaCAGAAACTGTTCTTAATTTGAATATAGCACTAaatctaaagaaaaaaaaagaaactcgcgacatattttgttttattgaaaagTAATGTTCGCTTCAGGTTTAGCCGGTTAAAAAATGTTTACGTCCAGTTGGTTGTAAATTTGCCACTCTGGCGGTGCAAACGGCGGTTTGTAATCAAAATGATGTGCCACATGCCCCGGGGGATAGGCTACCTCTAGTGAAGCGTTTTCTCTCCGCAGACCTCTATTATGAGGTCCTGTAGTCACCTCGTGATTCTTTTGGGGTTCCGCTGACTGTATGACTTGCATTTGATGTTGATAAGGCGCTTCTCCGTGTCCTGGAGGATAAGTAGTCAAATTGtaagcaatctgattaaaataaaatctttgatccgctccgttattgttatgtcgctacacaaagaTCTGAAGACATCCCGTATGGGGTCACGTCAGTGTCTACTTTGGTAACCTGAGGTCGACCAATGAAATGCTTTTGTTTCAACCAATCGCGGGCTTTTCTTACAAAATGCAATCGGTATGAAAGGAAAAATGGCCTACGTTAAAGTAATCGATGCAGCTTTAGAGAAAATTTTACCACGTTTCGGTGTTAGTGCTTTAAAGAAAGAACAACGGAGCATATTGAATGCCATGATTGAAGGCAAAGACTGTATGGCCATTTTGCCAACTGGTTTTGGCAAATCGCTGCCTTTTCAAGACTTCATTCCACTTTTGCGCGAGATGAACCCCGGATTTAGTGCTATGATATTAGTCTGTTGTTCTTTAGTTGCACTAATGCAGGACCAGGTGAAGAAAATATCAGCTGTACCGGGTATATCGGCAGCGTACATAGGTAAAAGGGCTTTATGTAAACCATGATACCGGTTTTTTTCACTGATGCTTAGTTTCGGATCGACAAATATTTGCACGGGGTTtcgacacaatctgagcaaactttGGTATATAGTATTATAATAATAGGATATACAAGTTTCCTCGGactgtgtcaaaaccctgtggaTAGAAGGTTGGAAATAACACAATAGAGGCGTTAGATGCTTATTGATTACTATAAtaaacataatttaaaaaatggaagaACATATTTTAGTACCAGTCATTTACagaatattctttaaaaaatgtttttacagGTTTAAGTGAAGAAAGTGACAGGCAAATACTCAGTGGGGAAATATATGTCATCTATGCATCTCCAGAATATTTGATAAGTAATGCTGTTTGGAGAGAAGATATGAAGAAATTGAATGTACAAAACATAGTCATTGTTGAATTTCATACGATTGCAACAtggtaatttttcatttacttATTGTAAGTAAGtgcattgtatatatcattattccaacaaactgttccTCATGTTTTGATCACAACCACTGACCaggttattgtttatattttatgtAGGGGTGAAGACAGAATGGGTTCAAAGAAACAAGCATTTAGGAAGTGGTTTTCGCATGTGGGagaattaagatttttatttccaaaagCCAGTGTTATCGCACTAAGCGCAACATCTACAGTAAAAATTCAGAAAGAGTTTCAAAGCAGTCGTCGTTTGGACCAAACACAGTAGAAATTGTTATGTCTCCAAATAAAGCTAACGTAAAATACTCAATATTTAAAGTATCCAGTGATCTTGAAATGACAATGTCCTGGCTTGTGGATGGAATTCAACATTTGCAGAGTGACTTTCCCAAAACATTATTGTACTGTTCTACCATTAATGCTGTTTCTAAACTTTACACTTATCTCATTAAGGAATTGGATGGCACAAGTCCTCTTATTGAACTGTTTCATTCAGAAACACCCATTGCCAAAAAAACTGAAATTGTCAATTGCATAAGTGACCAGAATAACGCTTCAAAAATCAGATTAGTGATTTGTACCACTGCATTAGGGATGGGTATTGATGTGTCCCATTGCAACATTGTAATTCTGTTCGGAATACCCGAAAATATTGCAGACTTAGTGCAAGAAATAGGGCGCATTGGAAGAGATGTGGAGTCATCAATTGCCCTTATTTTGTTTAACGCCTATCATCTGCGTAGACTTGACAAATCCATGAACGATATCCTACGTTCACCTAGTTGTAGATGAATAAACATTACGAATCAATTTTTGAGTGAATCCAATTTAAGTGAACTTGAACAGGacgttaaaaaacaaacatgcTGCGATGTGTGCCACATACTTTGTAGTTGTGGCAATTGTGAATATCTTTCCTTGGGGAGACTTTTTGAACAGAGTGTCATATCCAACTCAGACAGTAATGAGGCTGAAGATTCTTTTGGAAGTTCAGATAATGACTTCTTAGATGGCACACTTGACTTAAATTCATGTTATGTCTGACTTTTCAATAACctctcataaaaaaaaaaactgatggGGTTGGGGGAAtaaaaaaccatcaaaattaatATTATTGCTTTTCCTTTTCAGTGGTCAGGGTAAGATTTGTTCTATTACATGCATGAAAGGGCGAGATATAAAAGGTCATGTCGGATAAAAAGCTATATTCAAAGGGGAGGATCTGGTTTTCAGGATCTATGAGAAAGATTGAACATGCTCAGTCTATGTCATTAGAGTTGTACTAAGTAGGTTAATTGCTTTTTAATTCATTGTACCTATACTTAAGAATTGAGttaaatcattatttttaaGGGGTTGCAATGTCTAGAAGAAAAGTACTAGGTATTTGATTGGGGTGGGGTGTATGTGTCAGACATTCAACTTTTAATCTCGCCCTTaatctttaaaatgtttcttCGATCATGTCAATAAATTTAAGGGAATACCTAGTGTCACTGTTTGTATTTGCTTTATTCAAGCTCAAGACATGCAAGAattgtacatgtttattattgTGTTAAATGGATggtaaaagaaaatgttttttttttaacatctgCCTCAAGATAAAATCAGTCATcaaattcaatatcaatttcaataCAAGACCTTACAAACCAAAgtcctatttttttttacctgttttGGCACAATACTACACAATGACAGtaccatatacaatgtacataacgCAACGTATCAAGACATCAACTTGATTGAAATTCTTAAAACTTCGATAATATGCAGATATTTATGACATGCACGCACTTGTAGTTTCTGCGTAGAGAAGCTGGCAaaatcaaatgtgaaaaatCCGGAGTCGACAAAATGGCAAAATTGGTTTGTGCCTATGAATCATAATTGGGAGTTTGATAAATGCGTTGTCGAACGGATTTCTATCAATGACAAATCTTTTGCAGTGAAGTTTCCTATTTGGATCATACACAAGAATATCATTTTGCATTAAATCCTGTAAATCCTTTTTCACATCACTCTGGTACGAAGGTAGGTGATGAAAGCCCTTTTTTGACGAACATTTGCGATTTCATCgagatgttttacaaaattgacTAAATGTGGTTATTCCTTGGAATGGAGAATGATGCTATCTTTCGACTGATTGCCAGTACAAGCTACTTTTCTTTCACGGTTCACCATTTCAAGGTATTCATCAAGGGCAATGTTGTTATTTTGTCCACCTTGAATATTGACAAATCTGTTTGCAACTAGCCGTTGTCTTTGGTCTTCTGGGAGTACACCACTATTTGATGTTAAGGCTGTGAGCTGAATAGATCATATCAGGTATTTGACTTTGTTCGTCTTGTTATATAGAGGCAGTTCATACTTAGCTGACCTGACTGCCCGCTCTCCATCTCCCATATCTACAGCTGTGTCCAAGTTTTTGTGAAGAATGACAAGCTTGAATACCATTACCAAGTAATCCTGGAGCTGATCTCTTTTCTTCTCTTTCAATTTTGACTTCTTTGGAGGGATTTGAACATTATGCTTTTTTTGGTTCACGGGATTGGAGTGAACACACACATGCATAGGTCGCTTCACAAAAGTGACACTTCAAACGTTCATTTTCAAGCATTCTCGAAAGCCAGTAGTTCTCGGAGTGCTGCGGATCATCTAACATTTCCCTTAATTCTTTACAAATGTCAGTCATTTCAAAGAacattttcatgtttatcaGCTATTTTCTCCTACAATGTATTCAAAGATATTCAGTTACTTGTGGTCTGCAATTTATGAAGTTATGTGTGTTCAAAGTTCTTGAAAACTTTATCCACTAGCAGGGGTAATTCATAATCTTTCCAACAGTAGTAGGAATGAAGGCAGCAGGTGGCAACATAATTATGATTAATACAGCATACAAGTGTTTCAGCCACATTCATGTACATATGATTGTAATCATAATAGTTGATATATCCTATACCTTACACTCACTAAGCGTAATAGCAATAAATAGTTTGACAATAAATAGGAGACGACTCAAGAACTTAATACCAATCTGATTGGCATGTCAGATTGTATTAATCCTTTGCAATACACACCGGCACACTGCTTTTACATAGAAATCGAGTGCAATACCCAGCCATTACCTGTTTCAAAAAGTCCCCACCAAGACATCGCCGTGCTTTGTTGGTATCCACAATTACATTAGCGCTGGTAGGCTGGAGTTGTACCAGCTTCACGGGCATTACCCTTCTGATAGGTACTAACAGTGGATCATCTGGTCGAACCCTCTTTACATCAGTATTTTCTTTAAATGGGCTCCTTATTTCTCTCTTTTCAATGGATCTTTTAGAGGGGGAAGGCACACAAACATTAAATTTATATGAGATTGAATGTACAGCATAacatcaagttttttttattattaaagcCACACATattgaaacaaatgaaatatctttttgGAAATATGTTGAACAAAATCTGTATGAAAGTGACCCCCCTTCAACACACACATTTACTTTGATACTTATTCAATTGAAATCGATTAAATATGCAGTTATAAACGTATATGAACCTAGTGAGTTGTATTCTATCAACGAGTTTGACTTGCCATTTTGAAGTTGGGGAAAAAGGTCACGGGGGAATTAATCGACTTTCTAAGTGAGCAGAGCTATTTAAATGTGACTGACCTTTGGAGCGTGAGTTGAACAGATGCTTTAACAGATTCCCTCATAGTTGCTGCTTCCTTTTCCAGTTTTAATACTCTTTCGGTACTTCTGAAACACTTTTGACACACACCTGGTTCAGTTGGATACACCACACTATCCGGAATTCCGTACACATCTTTCAAAACTTCCATTCGGTCCGTGGAAAGTCGAAGTGTTTTGTCCAggtatttgttgattttaatgttgCCATCAGTGTCAACAGATTTGCTTACAAATGAAAACCCCCAGATAAGGCAAATGTTCCCCAGAGGATATACTTTTCGTGGGGTAGTCCGAGTACTCACATGCGTTCCAACTGGCGctgccatgttttttttttcattcggaAGTTTAAACATTCGGAACTTCTCGAGGCTTACCGTTATTTACTTTTACATCCAAAGATGTAAGCAGTGACTATTTGATTGGCCAAACCAAAGTGAACTCTGACATGACCCCTAATGGGATATTGTTAAATCTTCCacgcgacgtatcgaaaactggggagcggatggaagatctaattttaatcaaattgagTTGGCTGTTAACCTCGTTGTgcaataaaataatcaaatatgaagcagatgtggaagaatTTGCCATGGAATATATAGTAAACTAGAAGTGTAGCAAACCAGAAGAGATGCAAGAATTAGATAATTCAAACGAGGAATGTTTATTGGTTCTAGTTGACTAAGCTTGTGCATAACAGCTTTGTTTGtgtttgtaagactcattattacaTCTGTATCTTAAACAAActattaattccacatttggtaatacTATTTATACTCCTagttccctttcaaaagatgaaatccttcaaaattgtgtTTCAATTATAAACCACATTTAATATCACAGTTAATACAACGAAATAATATGGGTTGTCATTTCTATACAGTATTccaaaaattcacaaaaatccGTACAGAGATACATTACTGAATCCAGTAAATGGTCTACTGAACATTTCTAGTTGCTCGACAAAAAATATTgactgctgtgaaggagaaagtTAATACGtattattcaacaaacatgtgAGAGAAGTGGTTTAAATTTAACATGGATTCTACAAAGTCCCAAATAAGTTCTTGCAAATATGAAAcgaaacttttcccaaatcaacaacatcaaaaagTATAACTTTTCAGTATTCTaccaatctaatcaaaatcagatcctaaaatacgttgacaatcgctacaataggatctgataTAATCCCATAGAAGGTCACATCCCCTTGACCTATGGCGTGGAATATTCATgggaactatcagccagtcagattgcgctaTACAGACAGTAGTGGCTATTTAGGCTGTTCCCGGCAATTCGGAAACAAGTCTCCCACGAATTTTATTCCactttataaaattatatattctcACATCAGAAATTATAAACTTCCGCACTAATGCCTAATTTATTCCGTCCATACGAACAACAAAACATACGATATAAAATGCACCCAAatcaaattaattgtgaattgcaATTTATGTATGGATAGGGATGGGTGCAATTCGagtagttttcaagatggtttacttaatcAATGCGAAGAAtaaacgccagtcgacgtaaacggtgcattgtgatgtcacatctaGGGgtgatgtgttttctttcaaaccaaacaattgcAGCCATGTTGCTTCAATTGTGAACTCCGATGATTTCAGAGGcgacgcgctgattggctaacatcaagttcacatgaacatgacccctagtcGGGTTATTCAGATCTTCTTACGCATAGTATACGGTGTGGATCTAAAAAgcctgattttaattagattgacattTTACAGacccattcctcacgataattCAATGACTAAGTTTTTTGGCATTATAAACAATTGCttatcaacaaaaatggaatatTTAGAAGTCTTTACTTTGTACTCCTTATAGGGACCGGTTCACGTTtatcgaaagaaatatttttcatttgtgatgttaaaaattaaaaatatagctcatttaatgttgacaaccaaaatttggaccgtctgaatgtaAGGATAACAGCAATATTTTAgttttgattctgtgttatgtaaacaaagactcgagtctttttatgtaaacaaacaaaccagtgaaacattaattttgtaattcaaagcatcttcattttgtacaattacaaattttaacttttagatgacacattttacctaaagcatacgtgagatgtgatatatataataaaattggatcagtatctatttattttgaaaactcgtaaacaataacacacctcaatctttgatttcaaaacaaataataaactctctataatgagcttcctcaattttttgtgaaaccttctaaaacATATTAGAGTATAGATTTTGATTACTTAGAGTGAAATACaaattttggaggaaaatcgtgaatcagtcaatttaaaggagttatgagattactcactgttcgttatcttcgcctttcattcatGTTTCCTGTACAGTCATCAAAAATGTTAAACCTCTGACGTGTctaggggtcagtgtttgcctaactatctattttgtattacttgtaggaggtatgagattgatcactgttcgttatctttacttttcatcACCCTGATTCCACAAAAAGTTATCTGAAGTTAATACTAAAAATTTGCCAGAATTTCTCATTTACAATAAATAGGGATTCGTGTACGTGTCTTTCAACAGTGCTTTTGGAAGTTCCATGGAGACAAATTGTATTAATTAAATAGTTGGTctggttttttttatacttcTACAAGGgataatttattaaaaatcatgaaaagaCAAATTATTTTGTTGTGGCCTGAAaggcgacatttagatatatcaacgacgtatTTTCTATTAGCAATATGCATTTCCATTCAGATGTCGATTCGATTTATCCGAGTGTATTCAAAATCATAGACATCTTAGAACTTTCTATATCTGCTTCGTACTGGGATAGTTTATTGAACATAGCATTGgatgaaatgctgtctgacgtgtttcataccgattgttaagccgttcttagcacactgattttgactgcggcttactccgtttacctgatcaggatatggggctcacggtgggtgtgaccggtcaacaggggatgcttactcctcctaggcacctgatcccacctctggtgtgtccaggggtccgtgtttgcccaactatctattttgtattgcttgtaggagttatgagattgatcactgttcgttatcttcaccttgcattcacaaCTCAGCCATTATATCAACTTCCCACATCTATTCATTTGCCACCTGTAGTTTGCATCTTTGTCCCACAATTGATTGGTAAGAGCATAATTTGTGTATCGTCAATTTCAAACTTGTGGTAGTCTAATGATAAATCAGTTGATGCTACAAGGGTTTTAAAAGTTTTGTCTTAAGGCAGCATTCGTAAATTTTAGGGTCGTTATAATAGTATCAggaaatacaacctatcatgaAGTGGAACGTTGTATGAgcaaacatcccctgttgaccggtcacattcaCTGCGAGAGCTTTTTGGCGATGAAGTAAAGGGAGTCAAGTATCTAAACAACGACTCaagaattggtatgaaacacgtaaaACAACCAATAAAAATAACCATTGGCGCAACCGATCCACCAGTTAGAAAgtgtgaaaagtgaagataacgaacactgatcaatttcataactttcATAAGCAATACGAAACGGAGAGTAGCAAACTACGTTGTTTTAACTAGCATAAAGGTTgtgaaatactgattttatacgaggctgttgaaaccattgcaccatcaacttgtttggcagtagTCTTCCTGTATCTTATATGATTATTGTTCagcattaaaaatattctttcatCATctccatatggtgtttatatctctcaactgattcgataggcaagagcttgttcttaattttttttttaattgaggcaagctactgacaaacaagttgattatagaggggtttcagcagtctcgacgaaactcagcatttcgcaaatgctataGTCGTtaaacgatttagttcgtcaacacaacctaccattgggtgaaatgctatctgacatgtttcataccgattgttagaccgttcttggcacactgattttaactacggataactccgtttacctgatcaggatatagggctcacggtgggtgtgacgtggcgacaggggatgcgtactcctcctaggcatctgatcccacctctggtatgtccaagggttcgtgtttgcccaactatctattttgtattgcttataggagttatgagattgatcactgttccctATCTTACCCTTTCATTCCCAAACATACAATTGAAGCTTCAACAGCTGGAAATTTGCAGAGTCTCCTTAAGCTTGATTGTAATGATTGCATGGTATGTCACCGACTGAATTCGGTAAAAAATTACCCCCATGAACTGCTCGGCGAGGAAACTATGACAGCCGCCATGTTAATTTCTTTACTCAGGATTATCGGGACACTTCAGAAAAGGTACGTAGTTCTGATATATGAGCGTACCGAACATGTTGTAGGTGACGGTCTGAATGGTCAACATCCTGAGATTACCTCGTACTGGGAGCTGCTAGATTTTGTATTGAAGCTCATCGTAGAGGAGCAGTTTTACATgtgtaattttaattaaattacacgtttacctgatcaagacatgggGTTTATGGTGAGTGTGACCAATCGACAGGGAATAATTATTACACCTATGTACCTGataccacttctggtatgtccatgAGTGCTTTTTAttgctttattttgtattttggaTTCAATTTCACAAACTATCGGTGTTTTACCATTATTATCACCAGTTAGATCAATATTATGCTCAGGCATAGTGTTatacgttttt belongs to Ostrea edulis chromosome 7, xbOstEdul1.1, whole genome shotgun sequence and includes:
- the LOC125656608 gene encoding uncharacterized protein LOC125656608, which translates into the protein MAAPVGTHVSTRTTPRKVYPLGNICLIWGFSFVSKSVDTDGNIKINKYLDKTLRLSTDRMEVLKDVYGIPDSVVYPTEPGVCQKCFRSTERVLKLEKEAATMRESVKASVQLTLQRFNVCVPSPSKRSIEKREIRSPFKENTDVKRVRPDDPLLVPIRRVMPVKLVQLQPTSANVIVDTNKARRCLGGDFLKQRPMHVCVHSNPVNQKKHNVQIPPKKSKLKEKKRDQLQDYLVMVFKLVILHKNLDTAVDMGDGERAVRSAKYELPLYNKTNKVKYLI